TGAAGAGAGGAACAACAACAGCGTAGATAGCAGATACGATTTTGTTTGTGTCATGAACTGGAAGTGTTTTGGGCCTCACATAGATGAAAATGCTTGTCACATAGAAGACAACGACCACTATAAGGTGGGAGGCACAGGTGTAGAAGGCTTTTTGGCAACTTTGTACAGATGAAATGTGAAGGACAGTGAAGATAATATAGGTATAGGATAGTACTACTACAGAGAGAGGCATCAGGAGAATAAATAAGGCAGCCACAAAATCCATAAGAGCAGCTCTTTCCATATCTGTGCAGGCTAAGTTCAAGAGGGGAGAAACATCACAGAAGAAATGGTTGATTATATTGGGTCCACAGTATGTTAGCTGAGAGATAAAAAATACTTTGCATCCAGAAATTAAGAAACCAGTCAACCAAGATCCCACAGACAGGTAGATGCAGACAGCATGTCTCATGATAGTAGAGTAATGGAAAGGCTTGCAAATGGCAACATAGCGATCATATGCCATGACAGCCAGGAGGAGGCACTCAGTGTTGCCCAGGCTGAGGAAGAAGTACAGCTGTGTCATGCATCCCATGAAGGAGATTTGCTTTGTCTCTGACACAAAGCTCAGCATTGTCTTGGGGAGTGTGACTGTCACATACcagatctccaggaaggacaaatTACTCAGAAAGAAATACATGGGGGAGTGGAGGTTATAGTTTGTCCAGACAGTCAGGATGATAATAGTATTTTCTGCTAAAACTAAGAGATATGCAATAAGAAATATTGCAAAACAGAGAATCTGCAAATGAGGAGCAATGGGAAATCCAAGAAGAACAAATTCTTTGACCATGCTGTGATTGCTCACCTCCATGTCTCCCATCTACATCTGTAAAGACATCAATGACTTATTATTAGTGATTATAATACATTAGAATATCTATCACATTTTAcagttgttttacatttttttcacacTGCAGTCAAATTGATATTAGTATGGATACGCTATAAAATACTAGTTTTATTAATTGTTAAAGTATTCAAAGACATGGTATTTAGAATGAAACAACAATAATTCTCAATTCTCTCAGTGACATAATGTCTAACTTCTTGAACTTCTAGAGGGAATTATCTGTTATTATGTCTAGTAATTTTCAAAATTGTACAGTGAACTTATTTGTGAATTTGTGAACAGATGCCTGAAAACCAGCCACCAGAGATACATTAAAGATAGCAAAATATTATTAACTTTAATAGGAGTATTTACATAATCATCACCAATGCATTGTTATTTTGTAGAGTTTGAACTTTAATATTGGTCAGAATTCAAGCTGTAACTTTAACATAATTAAAGTaataagcataaaataaataagcataataaataaataaagcttttctgcTCTGTAGCCCATGTGTCTTAATGTGGTTTTAAGCCAAAATCCAATTTGAAAACTCTCTACATTGCCccacattttcaaaaaatttTGAGAAATTTGCCAGCTTGTTCCCATTTTGTATAACACATTCCAGTTCTTGTATAAGCAGGGTTCAAGCCCTAATAACTAATGAGTGTTGGAGTCCTCTTTCTTACTATAAGGGCAAGATTCAGTTGGATACACGTAGATATGTAGTACCACTTAAGGAACCCCAGGATACCTGAGCTGTCCAAATGGGTATGAGGGATATGACACAAGCCCTCTGCACTTTTAGAATATCAGCTGGAAGGGAGGTGAGATAGCTAAGATCTAAGTCTTGTTTCAGGTAGTTGAATTGTGTGTTGAGGAGTTGACTCACCTATAGATGCCTACTACAAGTTGAGATACCATGTGGTACTGGAATTATCAATTGATTTCAGATAAAgacataaaaacataaaacataacACATAACATAACACATAGACAAGACATAACACAGGATTTATAGCAGACCTCTGCCCTTCTTGAATGGCATCTGGAGGCTGGGAAGGATATTTCTGGGCATCTCAAAAGTAGACAACTTATTCAAGTCTCTTCAAATCACATCACTGCTATTTAGTCACAGTGGGAAAAAGAGACACCAGCGAAGTGACATTCAGATGACATATTATGTATCTAGCTGAACAATCCTGAGGTTcgtttgtgtttttctctttaactATAAGACAGCCAGAATTGGATTTCCCAGACTTTGATGTTTAATTTCTAAAGCTTTGAAGCACAATTTTTTGGTAAATGAAATTAAAGCATACAAGTAATACCAAGAATAATTTCTTGAAAAAGGTTTCAACACTCCCTATTCTTGTAGTCTACTATATTAACATTAACAATGCATTTAGTTCTTAAGTGCTTAACTCTAGGGGCCTGCAATAGTGTCTTTTCTAACTGTAGGTCCTTTTACTCAAAGTTATTTTAGTGAatcgggaagggaagggaagggaagggaagggaagggaagggaagggaagggaagggaactgACACTGGCAGAAAGTATCTTTAGTTGAAAAATactgcttcaattttttttttctttgtacaaaAATTCACAGACGTTCTATGAGAAATAAAATCTACTGTGTGGCTTCTCCCTAAAATGATTTAATTCAAACCCCAtcttttctgtcatatttttttaCTAGTTTCAGTAGCCAATATACTACTCAGCAAACTTAAAGAaagtattattaatatttatgataAGAAATACTAGATTAGTAAACACATCTGTTTCACTTACAATTTTGAGTCCTTCTATCAGTGTTGAAGGGACTGGTCGAATTTCAGAGAGACTGTGCTGCGACATCCGTTTAttgtttcttcacttttctgAAGACCATCGGTGCATTTGGTTTGTTACTCCAACGGGACCaatcaaaaaatgaaattatttcttccctCTTCGATAGGCTGGAAATAATATTTGTCATtaaacttcatggaaaaaaaaaacaaaaacaaaaacaaaaaaacaaaaccacaaaaacccaaaacctcaacCATGAAAACAGAAGGTCTGATAATCTTCCAGTAGCCAGAAGCAGATTAAGGAAATAAGCAGCATTCCTGACTTTGCTGAACTATTTTTTCAAAGGTTTGTGACTAAAACTGTTCATGATATTGCTGAACAAAGTGTACAGTTGCTTATCAAACAGATCTTCCCAAAGGCTTCTCTTCTAATCAATGTGAGGCATATAACAGAAAGGTCTATCTtacacagcagagaaaacaggATTTGGGTCTTCACATTATTGGTAGGATTTGTCTTTCTTGACACTGCAGATGTGACAAGGGAAATATTCTTTATCCCTCATTTAAAGACCTGTCATGATATTGTACCTGTATAAGCTAGTTGTCTTAACTTAAACAGTGGAGATAAATAAGTACTGGGTGGGATTTATCTTATCCCAAAGAAACCATTTAATACACAAATTGCTCGAATTGTGCTCTAGAAAGGATTGACCAATTACAAACCAATCTTGAACAATTAGCTCAAATGCAGATGTTATGTACTGCTAGTGCTGGATGAGATGAATCACCACCCTGATTACAGATGTTACTAAATTCAGAAGCTTAGCTGAGCTGCCTAGTTACGAATTTAGTCACTGATCTTCTTATGTGTCAGCAATGAGATATTGACGTGTACAGGTCATTCATTCTACTAATTATTTGCTTCTTCTCCACTGCTGAAGGGCTAGATTCCAAAAAACAGGCCAAGGGGTGCAGAGGGATTTACAGTAATTTTGCTCAAGACTAAAGCCCCTAAGAATGAAAGGTCCAAAACAATTCTGCCTAGAGTAGCTATGCATAGCTTCAAAGGTGAATTAATCTAGATAATCTTAAATACCTGTTGAAGTATGGTTTAAATAACACAAGGGAGCTCTCTATATTATTTCATTAATGTTTTAGTGTCTAGATGATTACCATAGACTTGGGTAATTTTTAGATGTCTGAAGCAAGATAAGATAAATCCCATCTCTAGGCTGATTTATCATAACTGAAACTGTACAGTACAGGTGTCTATTTGAAATCAAGTAGTCTAGCCTCCTTTAACATTCAATagagagaaaataacatttccacaACAGGTTCTGTCTGGTATTATTTTCAAATCTGTAGCCCtggaggggtggggtggtggtggtggtgtctcaTTTGCTGTCAATAACTTCAAAGACAGTCTAGACCCGTATATTAGCTATAGACATTTCAATTCTGGATGCATAAATTTGGCAAAAATAAACTGCCCTCTTCTAGTCCAAAAGAGAGTGGCTCCAGGTTATTCCATTTCATATAAGCTCATAACTGGGGAAGGAATTAGGAGTGTAAGCATCCTAGCATCCCAATATAGGCAATGAACAGACATAAACAGCTCCAGGGAATGACTGTGTAAAATAGCTAAAACAGTGTCTCATAGAGGAAGTGGGGAGAAGATTTTCATCCAGTGACTCATTTTATCTGAGGTGATAAACATTAGGGGAGGTATTCAGCTAGCTAACCACTGATATTCTCTTCCATTTCAGATACTTCAAGTTATCTAAAATACCTGCACAGGGCTTAGCAAGGATCTACCAGAGACCCACATTCTTTTAAAGTGGCAGACAGAAGCCAGGCAGTATACTTTATAGTACCTAAAAATAGCACCAATGTTTATGATTAGGTACCTAAGTTATTCTAAGTCCTCTGTATCGGTAAATGtggtgaaaaatatatttctgaggaGAATTTACCCC
The Numenius arquata chromosome 23, bNumArq3.hap1.1, whole genome shotgun sequence genome window above contains:
- the LOC141474925 gene encoding olfactory receptor 6B9-like, producing the protein MGDMEVSNHSMVKEFVLLGFPIAPHLQILCFAIFLIAYLLVLAENTIIILTVWTNYNLHSPMYFFLSNLSFLEIWYVTVTLPKTMLSFVSETKQISFMGCMTQLYFFLSLGNTECLLLAVMAYDRYVAICKPFHYSTIMRHAVCIYLSVGSWLTGFLISGCKVFFISQLTYCGPNIINHFFCDVSPLLNLACTDMERAALMDFVAALFILLMPLSVVVLSYTYIIFTVLHISSVQSCQKAFYTCASHLIVVVVFYVTSIFIYVRPKTLPVHDTNKIVSAIYAVVVPLFNPIIYCLRNQEIKDAVQKILGRRLFFSLQIYNYRMVLMPSK